One window from the genome of Musa acuminata AAA Group cultivar baxijiao chromosome BXJ1-4, Cavendish_Baxijiao_AAA, whole genome shotgun sequence encodes:
- the LOC135644138 gene encoding inositol oxygenase 1-like, which yields MTVIVPEPVLEENHNSVEEQQKDGGALDLDGEFVVPGSNAFGHSFRDYEKETARRATVEEFYRVNHIYQTYDFAKRKKEEYGKLQKGEMSIWECVELLNEFVDESDPDLDEPQIEHLLQSAEAIRRDYPDQDWLHLTALIHDLGKVLLHPTFGGEPQWCVVGDTFPLGCAFDESIVHHRYFKENPDYNNSLFRTRLGVYTENCGLDKVTMSWGHDEYMYLVMKGNETKLPPAALFIVRFHSFYALHHSVAYTYLMNEDDREMLKWLLVFNKYDLYSKSKVKIDLEEVKPYYLSLIGKYFPEKLRW from the exons ATGACGGTCATCGTCCCCG AGCCGGTTCTTGAGGAGAACCACAACTCGGTGGAAGAACAGCAAAAGGATGGCGGAGCTTTGGATCTCGACGGAGAATTTGTAGTGCCCGGCAGCAACGCTTTTGGTCACTCCTTCAG GGACTATGAGAAAGAGACCGCAAGAAGAGCAACAGTGGAGGAGTTCTACCGTGTCAACCACATCTACCAAACATACGATTTC gccaagaggaagaaggaagagtatGGGAAGCTGCAGAAGGGGGAGATGAGCATATGGGAATGCGTGGAGCTTCTCAATGAGTTCGTCGACGAGAGCGATCCAGACCTTGATGAGCCCCAGATCGAACACCTTCTTCAATCCGCCGAGGCCATCCGCCGAGACTACCCAGATCAAGACTGGCTTCACCTCACTGCTCTCATCCATG ATCTGGGCAAAGTACTGCTGCACCCTACTTTTGGTGGAGAGCCCCAATGGTGTGTGGTTG GGGATACGTTTCCCTTGGGCTGTGCATTCGACGAATCCATCGTTCACCATCGG TATTTTAAGGAGAACCCAGATTACAACAACTCACTGTTCCGCACGAGATTGGGAGTGTACACAGAGAACTGCGGGCTCGACAAGGTCACCATGTCTTGGGGCCACGATGAGTACATGTACCTG GTGATGAAGGGGAATGAGACGAAGCTTCCCCCTGCAGCACTCTTCATCGTGCGCTTCCACTCCTTCTATGCCTTGCACCATTCTGTTGCGTACACCTACCTCATGAACGAGGATGACCGAGAGATGCTCAAGTGGCTTCTGGTCTTCAA CAAGTACGATCTCTACAGCAAGAGCAAGGTGAAGATAGATCTGGAGGAAGTGAAACCATACTATCTGTCTCTTATTGGGAAG TACTTCCCGGAAAAGCTGAGATGGTGA
- the LOC135644130 gene encoding ATP-dependent 6-phosphofructokinase 3-like isoform X2, whose protein sequence is MCRKYFVNEDDTVPQKIVVQKNSPRGIHFRRAGPRQRVYFEPEDVYACIVTCGGLCPGLNTVIREIVCGLSYMYGVKKIVGIQGGYRGFYSRNTIPLTPKSVNDIHKRGGTILGTSRGGHDAIKIVDNIQDRGINQVYIIGGDGTQKGASVIFEEIQRRGLEVAVAGIPKTIDNDIAVIDKSFGFDTAVEEAQRAINAAHVESESVENGIGVVKLMGRFSGFIAMYATLASRDVDCCLIPESPFYLEGRGGLFEYIEKRLKDNGHMVIVVAEGAGQELIADSVRSMGHEDASGNKLLLDVGLWLSQKIKNYFTSRQRMTINLKYIDPTYMIRAIPSNASDNVYCTLLAQNAVHGAMAGYTGFTIGVVNGRHTYIPFYRVTEKRNKVIITDRMWARLLSSTNQPSFLSAEYIEEIKTPREPPK, encoded by the exons ATGTGCCG GAAGTATTTTGTTAATGAGGATGATACCGTTCCACAAAAG ATTGTGGTTCAGAAAAACAGCCCAAGGGGAATCCATTTTCGACGAGCTGGGCCTCGTCAGAGG GTATACTTTGAACCAGAAGATGTTTATGCATGCATTGTAACATGTGGAGGCCTTTGCCCTGGGCTTAATACAGTGATCAGGGAGATTGTCTGTGGGTTGTCCTACATGTATGGTGTCAAGAAAATTGTTGGTATACAG GGCGGATATAGGGGATTCTATTCTCGGAACACTATACCTTTGACGCCAAAGAGCGTCAATGACATTCACAAACGGGGTGGCACAATACTTGGCACATCACGAGGTGGTCATGATGCTATAAAGATAGTTGACAACATTCAGGATCGTGGTATTAATCAG GTTTATATTATTGGAGGCGATGGGACCCAAAAGGGAGCTTCTGTGATTTTTGAG GAAATTCAAAGACGTGGCCTCGAAGTTGCTGTTGCTGGGATTCCTAAGACAATAGACAATGACATTGCG GTTATTGACAAATCCTTTGGTTTTGATACTGCTGTTGAAGAGGCCCAGCGTGCCATCAATGCTGCACATGTAGAATCTGAAAGTGTCGAGAATGGTATTGGTGTTGTGAAGCTAATGGGTCGCTTCAGTG GGTTCATTGCAATGTATGCTACCCTTGCTAGCAGAGATGTG GACTGCTGCTTAATTCCAGAGTCACCATTTTATTTGGAAGGCAGAGGTGGACTATTCGAATATATAGAAAAGCGGCTTAAAGACAACGGGCACATGGTTATTGTTGTTGCTGAGGGTGCTGGCCAAGAACTTATTGCTGATAGTGTTCGGTCCATGGGACACGAGGATGCTTCTGGAAACAAGCTGCTTCTTGATGTAGGACTTTGGTTATCTCAGAAGATAAAG AATTACTTTACGAGCAGGCAAAGGATGACAATTAATCTTAAATATATCG ATCCTACATACATGATCCGTGCAATTCCAAGTAATGCCTCCGACAATGTCTACTGCACACTTTTGGCACAAAATGCTGTTCACGGGGCCATGGCAGGATACACAGGTTTCACTATCGGGGTAGTTAATGGCCGGCACACTTACATCCCATTTTAT AGGGTAACAGAAAAGCGAAACAAGGTCATCATAACTGACAGAATGTGGGCGAGGCTTCTATCTTCCACCAATCAACCAAGCTTTTTGAGCGCTGAATACATTGAAGAAATAAAAACACCAAGAGAGCCACCAAAATAG
- the LOC135644130 gene encoding ATP-dependent 6-phosphofructokinase 6-like isoform X1, whose protein sequence is MSTEAVESQQVVVESDYDSPTWRQLSDFSVTVTGNNFPSHASYADLRLSSVRDMGSVARADRKVVQGEFGYVLEDVPHFTDYLPDVPTYPNPLQDNPAYSVVKKYFVNEDDTVPQKIVVQKNSPRGIHFRRAGPRQRVYFEPEDVYACIVTCGGLCPGLNTVIREIVCGLSYMYGVKKIVGIQGGYRGFYSRNTIPLTPKSVNDIHKRGGTILGTSRGGHDAIKIVDNIQDRGINQVYIIGGDGTQKGASVIFEEIQRRGLEVAVAGIPKTIDNDIAVIDKSFGFDTAVEEAQRAINAAHVESESVENGIGVVKLMGRFSGFIAMYATLASRDVDCCLIPESPFYLEGRGGLFEYIEKRLKDNGHMVIVVAEGAGQELIADSVRSMGHEDASGNKLLLDVGLWLSQKIKNYFTSRQRMTINLKYIDPTYMIRAIPSNASDNVYCTLLAQNAVHGAMAGYTGFTIGVVNGRHTYIPFYRVTEKRNKVIITDRMWARLLSSTNQPSFLSAEYIEEIKTPREPPK, encoded by the exons ATGAGCACCGAGGCTGTTGAGTCCCAGCAAGTTGTCGTGGAATCGGACTACGATTCCCCCACCTGGCGGCAGCTCAGCGATTTCAGTGTTACGGTCACCGGCAACAACTTCCCGTCGCACGCCAGCTACGCGGATCTGAGGCTGAGTTCCGTGAGGGATATGGGGAGCGTTGCGCGAGCTGACAGGAAGGTCGTCCAAGGGGAGTTCGGCTACGTTCTTGAAGACGTGCCCCATTTCACCGACTACCTTCCTGATGTGCCG ACATACCCAAATCCACTGCAAGATAATCCAGCCTATTCAGTTGTCAA GAAGTATTTTGTTAATGAGGATGATACCGTTCCACAAAAG ATTGTGGTTCAGAAAAACAGCCCAAGGGGAATCCATTTTCGACGAGCTGGGCCTCGTCAGAGG GTATACTTTGAACCAGAAGATGTTTATGCATGCATTGTAACATGTGGAGGCCTTTGCCCTGGGCTTAATACAGTGATCAGGGAGATTGTCTGTGGGTTGTCCTACATGTATGGTGTCAAGAAAATTGTTGGTATACAG GGCGGATATAGGGGATTCTATTCTCGGAACACTATACCTTTGACGCCAAAGAGCGTCAATGACATTCACAAACGGGGTGGCACAATACTTGGCACATCACGAGGTGGTCATGATGCTATAAAGATAGTTGACAACATTCAGGATCGTGGTATTAATCAG GTTTATATTATTGGAGGCGATGGGACCCAAAAGGGAGCTTCTGTGATTTTTGAG GAAATTCAAAGACGTGGCCTCGAAGTTGCTGTTGCTGGGATTCCTAAGACAATAGACAATGACATTGCG GTTATTGACAAATCCTTTGGTTTTGATACTGCTGTTGAAGAGGCCCAGCGTGCCATCAATGCTGCACATGTAGAATCTGAAAGTGTCGAGAATGGTATTGGTGTTGTGAAGCTAATGGGTCGCTTCAGTG GGTTCATTGCAATGTATGCTACCCTTGCTAGCAGAGATGTG GACTGCTGCTTAATTCCAGAGTCACCATTTTATTTGGAAGGCAGAGGTGGACTATTCGAATATATAGAAAAGCGGCTTAAAGACAACGGGCACATGGTTATTGTTGTTGCTGAGGGTGCTGGCCAAGAACTTATTGCTGATAGTGTTCGGTCCATGGGACACGAGGATGCTTCTGGAAACAAGCTGCTTCTTGATGTAGGACTTTGGTTATCTCAGAAGATAAAG AATTACTTTACGAGCAGGCAAAGGATGACAATTAATCTTAAATATATCG ATCCTACATACATGATCCGTGCAATTCCAAGTAATGCCTCCGACAATGTCTACTGCACACTTTTGGCACAAAATGCTGTTCACGGGGCCATGGCAGGATACACAGGTTTCACTATCGGGGTAGTTAATGGCCGGCACACTTACATCCCATTTTAT AGGGTAACAGAAAAGCGAAACAAGGTCATCATAACTGACAGAATGTGGGCGAGGCTTCTATCTTCCACCAATCAACCAAGCTTTTTGAGCGCTGAATACATTGAAGAAATAAAAACACCAAGAGAGCCACCAAAATAG
- the LOC135585994 gene encoding uncharacterized protein LOC135585994 — protein sequence MDPCPFVRLIVESLALKLPTMAKPVGPGVHPSATPCFCTVQLQDRPSSYCSVPLPLAVDPTSSTNLIDAPTSSSSSSPVIISVEPAAWQRSSGKRASLEVSVYVGRTGSTCGFSSGRLLGRVRVAVDLETASTRAAVVQSGWVSMGSQTSAARLHLVVRTEPDPRFVFQFGGEPECSPVVYQIQGKCASGQSGCVRQPVFSCRFTADRRRTTISRSLPTKRSFKRCLSFGGERDHEIRWEQRKGWTVTIHDLSGSPVAAASIVTPFVPSPGSDRVSRSNPGAWLILHAIGPSTTNWKPWGRLEAWRERGPADALGLRFELVTDAGPNSGLPIAESSLSVRKGGEFCIDPSVVAGAVMPGSWPFVGGFVMAAAVEGQGKASKPTVQVGLQHVSCMADVALFIALSAAIDLSMDACQSFSQKLRSELCPDLQEYNSL from the exons ATGGATCCCTGCCCGTTCGTTCGGCTGATCGTGGAATCTCTTGCGTTAAAGTTGCCGACGATGGCGAAGCCGGTTGGGCCCGGCGTCCACCCCTCCGCCACCCCATGCTTCTGCACCGTCCAACTCCAAGACCGCCCTTCCTCCTACTGCTCGGTCCCTCTCCCTCTCGCCGTCGATCCCACCTCGAGCACCAACTTAATAGATGCACcaacctcctcctcatcctcctctccgGTCATCATTAGTGTCGAACCAGCCGCGTGGCAGCGGTCATCGGGCAAGCGGGCAAGCTTGGAAGTGTCCGTGTACGTGGGCCGGACTGGGAGCACGTGCGGGTTTAGCTCCGGCCGGTTGCTCGGCCGAGTCAGGGTGGCGGTGGACCTCGAGACGGCGTCCACGCGGGCGGCGGTGGTGCAGAGCGGGTGGGTCAGCATGGGAAGCCAGACGTCGGCGGCGCGGCTCCACCTGGTGGTGCGGACGGAGCCAGATCCGAGGTTCGTGTTCCAGTTCGGAGGCGAGCCGGAGTGCAGCCCGGTGGTGTACCAGATCCAAGGAAAGTGTGCCAGCGGCCAGAGTGGGTGCGTTCGCCAGCCGGTGTTCAGTTGCCGCTTCACCGCCGACCGCCGGCGGACCACCATATCCCG CTCACTGCCAACCAAAAGAAGCTTCAAAAGATGCTTATCCTTCGGCGGAGAAAGAGACCACGAGATCAGGTGGGAGCAACGCAAGGGCTGGACTGTGACGATTCACGACCTCTCTGGATCCCCAGTGGCTGCCGCGTCGATCGTTACCCCCTTCGTCCCCTCCCCCGGCTCGGACCGCGTCTCTCGGTCGAACCCCGGCGCATGGCTCATCCTCCATGCCATCGGCCCCTCCACGACCAACTGGAAGCCGTGGGGACGGCTGGAGGCCTGGCGCGAGAGAGGCCCGGCCGACGCCCTGGGCCTCAGGTTCGAGCTGGTGACGGACGCCGGACCCAACAGCGGACTCCCCATTGCCGAGTCGTCCCTCAGCGTCCGCAAAGGCGGCGAGTTCTGCATCGACCCAAGCGTCGTCGCGGGGGCCGTCATGCCGGGCTCGTGGCCCTTCGTCGGAGGTTTCGTCATGGCGGCAGCGGTGGAAGGCCAAGGGAAGGCCAGTAAGCCAACAGTTCAAGTTGGGTTGCAACACGTATCGTGCATGGCCGACGTCGCGCTTTTCATAGCGTTGT